In the Ramlibacter tataouinensis TTB310 genome, one interval contains:
- a CDS encoding oligosaccharide flippase family protein, which yields MTATPLSNLAERALKWSALTTLVRFGLQLVAQVALARMLGPGNYGVYGIGIAMLTFATFLAGNGFSYSLMLQPRVDDNDIRFAFTWQTLAGAVTALAMLLAAPALAVFFDDPRVETMMQWLSLACLLTAMSATAQCLLQRELNFRAIGLVQLLAYAAGYLAVGVPLALAGWGADALAVACVVQAAVTLAGGLWVRRHPMRPLLRHAGGADALGTGKTVFVTNIVNWLLGNIDRVIIGRVLNAQAVGLYTLAYNLSTIPNTLLVSAVQPAFLSSGAKMSGEPQRLAQAWLMVLACVLVLVTPVAVVLALLASDLVQMLYGPAWAESAWVLALMFLCLPAWACWGLSTPVLWNTGRRHYEALLQLPLLALALPAWWLLTPGGLRSAAAVSAVVIVARAVMIVAAGLRALDLRWVQLLPFAARGLLLSLLCAGAVWAGQWAVAPHTLPAASLSAGSAAALAAGLLVLLGVPQLLGSHARGALARVLPFMRPVPPQPEGQP from the coding sequence ATGACGGCAACTCCACTCTCCAACCTGGCCGAGCGGGCGCTCAAGTGGAGCGCCCTCACCACGCTGGTCCGCTTCGGCCTGCAGCTGGTCGCGCAGGTGGCACTGGCCCGCATGCTGGGCCCGGGCAACTACGGCGTGTATGGCATCGGCATCGCGATGCTCACCTTCGCCACCTTCCTGGCCGGCAACGGCTTCAGCTACAGCCTGATGCTGCAGCCGCGTGTCGATGACAATGACATCCGCTTCGCCTTCACTTGGCAGACCCTGGCCGGCGCGGTCACGGCGCTGGCCATGCTGCTGGCGGCCCCGGCCCTGGCCGTCTTCTTCGACGACCCGCGCGTCGAGACCATGATGCAGTGGCTGTCGCTGGCCTGCCTGCTGACGGCCATGAGCGCGACGGCGCAGTGCCTGCTGCAGCGCGAGCTGAACTTCCGCGCCATCGGGCTGGTGCAGCTGCTCGCCTACGCCGCCGGCTACCTGGCGGTGGGCGTGCCGCTGGCACTGGCCGGCTGGGGCGCCGACGCGCTGGCCGTGGCCTGCGTGGTGCAGGCGGCAGTGACGCTGGCCGGCGGCCTGTGGGTGCGACGCCATCCGATGCGGCCGCTGCTGCGGCATGCCGGCGGCGCGGATGCGCTGGGCACGGGCAAGACCGTCTTCGTCACCAACATCGTCAACTGGCTGCTGGGCAACATCGACCGCGTGATCATCGGCCGCGTGCTCAACGCCCAGGCGGTGGGCCTGTACACCCTGGCCTACAACCTGTCGACCATTCCCAACACGCTGCTGGTCAGCGCCGTGCAGCCGGCCTTCCTGTCCTCGGGCGCGAAGATGAGCGGCGAACCGCAGCGGCTGGCCCAGGCCTGGCTGATGGTGCTGGCCTGCGTGCTGGTGCTGGTCACGCCGGTGGCGGTGGTGCTGGCCCTGCTGGCGTCCGACTTGGTGCAGATGCTGTACGGCCCGGCCTGGGCCGAGTCGGCCTGGGTGCTCGCCCTGATGTTCCTGTGCCTGCCCGCCTGGGCCTGCTGGGGCCTGTCCACGCCGGTGCTGTGGAACACCGGTCGCCGGCACTACGAGGCCCTGCTTCAGCTTCCGTTGCTGGCCCTGGCGCTGCCGGCCTGGTGGCTGCTGACGCCGGGCGGCCTGCGCTCGGCCGCCGCCGTCTCGGCCGTCGTCATCGTGGCCCGCGCCGTCATGATCGTCGCGGCCGGCCTGCGCGCCCTGGACCTGCGCTGGGTGCAACTGCTGCCGTTCGCCGCCCGCGGCCTGCTGCTGAGCCTCCTGTGCGCCGGCGCAGTGTGGGCCGGGCAATGGGCTGTGGCCCCGCACACCCTGCCGGCGGCGTCGCTGTCGGCCGGCAGCGCGGCGGCCCTGGCGGCCGGCCTGCTGGTGCTGCTGGGCGTGCCGCAGCTGCTGGGCAGCCATGCCCGCGGCGCATTGGCCCGCGTGCTGCCCTTCATGCGCCCGGTGCCGCCCCAGCCGGAGGGACAGCCATGA
- a CDS encoding O-antigen ligase family protein — protein MMKKPAAHKPSSGLLPLVFQAIIFFVAVSILASGRDLTQLYVQLESVAEPTRPTVIAWVQRGISLLLLLASAEQIANHFSLGRRTPSVILLLSFLLYWLGTVGIPAVFGTHPAISHDLIYSLAIGTAACLVGIQERDRILDGARNALFVLMLAGVLFIPINIRLVLDVGYSQGLIPGLPRFGGLTPHPVTQGMLAQIALLLLWCRPFQRRWLNRCAWALGLGVLFLAQSKTAWLAFLVCASCMLAVRQGGGFWQRMSDPRRGGGLGVLVCLGVIAVVLAAGTWILVGNASGQLDDFLGSREGAELMSMTGRDRIWEAALEEWRNNPMFGYGLTIWDNVYRASIGMPQATHAHNQFMDDLARSGSVGAGALVIYASVLLVLSLRYARATGGLSLVLWVAIALQSIAEVPLRLIGYGTELFNHLLLLVTLASAASAERRAAPAGRTMRYGVAS, from the coding sequence ATGATGAAGAAGCCGGCCGCACACAAGCCCTCGTCGGGGCTGCTGCCCCTGGTCTTCCAGGCCATCATTTTCTTCGTCGCGGTCAGCATCTTGGCATCCGGGCGCGACCTGACCCAGCTGTATGTCCAGCTGGAGTCCGTGGCCGAGCCGACCCGCCCCACGGTGATCGCCTGGGTGCAGCGCGGCATCTCGCTGCTGCTGCTGCTGGCGTCGGCCGAGCAGATCGCCAACCACTTCTCGCTGGGCCGCCGCACCCCCTCGGTGATCCTGCTGCTGTCCTTCCTGCTGTACTGGCTGGGTACGGTCGGCATCCCGGCCGTGTTCGGAACGCATCCCGCCATCAGCCACGACCTGATCTACAGCCTGGCCATCGGCACGGCCGCCTGCCTGGTGGGCATTCAGGAGCGTGACCGCATCCTCGACGGCGCGCGCAATGCGCTGTTCGTGCTGATGCTGGCCGGTGTGCTGTTCATCCCCATCAACATCCGCCTGGTGCTGGACGTCGGCTACTCGCAGGGACTCATCCCCGGCCTGCCCCGTTTCGGCGGCCTCACGCCGCATCCGGTGACCCAGGGAATGCTGGCCCAGATCGCGCTGCTGCTGCTGTGGTGCCGGCCGTTCCAGCGGCGCTGGCTCAACCGCTGCGCCTGGGCGCTCGGGCTGGGTGTGCTGTTCCTGGCACAGTCCAAGACCGCTTGGCTGGCGTTCCTGGTGTGCGCGTCCTGCATGCTGGCGGTGCGCCAGGGCGGCGGCTTCTGGCAGCGCATGAGCGATCCGCGCCGCGGCGGCGGCCTGGGCGTGCTGGTCTGCCTGGGCGTCATCGCCGTGGTGCTGGCCGCGGGCACCTGGATCCTCGTGGGCAACGCCTCGGGGCAGCTGGATGACTTCCTCGGCAGCCGCGAAGGCGCCGAGCTGATGTCCATGACCGGACGCGACCGCATCTGGGAGGCCGCGCTGGAAGAGTGGCGCAACAACCCGATGTTCGGCTATGGCCTGACCATCTGGGACAACGTGTACCGCGCCAGCATCGGCATGCCCCAGGCCACCCATGCGCACAACCAGTTCATGGACGACCTCGCGCGCTCGGGCAGCGTGGGCGCCGGCGCACTGGTCATCTACGCGAGCGTGCTGCTGGTGCTGTCGCTGCGCTATGCCCGTGCTACCGGTGGCCTGAGCCTGGTGTTGTGGGTGGCGATCGCCCTGCAGTCGATCGCCGAAGTGCCGCTGAGGCTGATCGGCTACGGCACCGAACTGTTCAACCATCTGCTGCTGCTGGTCACGCTGGCCTCGGCTGCGAGCGCCGAGCGGCGCGCCGCGCCGGCAGGCAGGACCATGCGCTACGGAGTCGCCTCATGA
- a CDS encoding DNA-3-methyladenine glycosylase 2 family protein, whose protein sequence is MTPDHEAPLHADTCYLALKSRDARFDGCFFTGVTSTGIYCRPVCSVRTPKRENCRFFGHAAAAERAGFRPCLRCRPELAPHSLAWSVQDASAILARQAARLLDEPDAWPGGPPSMDQLAARLGVSDRHLRRIFEAQLGVSPVQYLQTRRLLMAKQLLADTDLPVTQVALISGYASVRRFNAAFLEHYGLNPSGLRRAGGPARGAGGLGIRLGYRPPYDVAAMLGFFARRVIAGVEFVDEAQRRLGRTLAIEAGGRVHRGWLVGTFDEDRHQLVLQVADSLLEALPLVIRRLRAALDLDADPKAVNAVLHASFPQGDGLRVPGTLSGWELAVRAVLGQQITVAAARTLAQRLVDRFGEPVETPLAGLTRLFPAPSVLAQAGGDALGQLGIVRQRQAAIVALARAVAGGGLQLHGGADVHATIAALRELPGIGDWTAQYIAMRALRWPDAFPAGDVALQKALGVLGAKNPAREAEAASQAWKPWRSYAVVRAWAAPSPGAVTLPETRAVRREPAAAGG, encoded by the coding sequence ATGACGCCCGACCACGAAGCACCCCTGCACGCCGACACGTGCTACCTGGCGCTCAAGTCGCGGGACGCGCGCTTCGACGGCTGCTTCTTCACCGGCGTCACCTCCACCGGCATCTACTGCCGGCCGGTGTGCAGCGTGCGCACGCCCAAGCGCGAGAACTGCCGCTTCTTCGGCCATGCGGCCGCGGCCGAGCGCGCCGGCTTCCGGCCCTGCCTGCGCTGCCGGCCCGAGCTGGCGCCGCACTCGCTGGCCTGGTCGGTGCAGGACGCCAGCGCCATCCTGGCGCGGCAGGCGGCCCGGCTGCTGGACGAGCCGGACGCATGGCCCGGCGGCCCTCCCTCCATGGACCAGCTGGCCGCGCGGCTGGGCGTGAGCGACCGCCACCTGCGCCGCATCTTCGAGGCCCAGCTGGGCGTCTCGCCGGTGCAGTACCTGCAGACGCGGCGGCTGCTGATGGCCAAGCAGCTGCTGGCCGACACCGACCTGCCCGTCACCCAGGTCGCGCTCATCAGCGGCTATGCCAGCGTGCGCCGCTTCAATGCCGCCTTCCTCGAGCACTACGGCCTCAACCCCAGCGGCCTGCGCCGTGCAGGCGGCCCGGCACGCGGCGCGGGCGGCCTGGGCATACGCCTGGGTTACCGGCCGCCTTACGACGTGGCGGCCATGCTGGGATTTTTCGCCAGGCGGGTGATCGCGGGCGTCGAGTTCGTCGACGAAGCGCAGCGCCGCCTGGGACGCACGCTGGCCATCGAGGCCGGCGGCCGCGTGCACCGCGGCTGGCTGGTGGGCACCTTCGACGAGGACCGGCACCAGCTGGTGCTGCAGGTCGCCGATTCGCTGCTGGAGGCGCTGCCGCTGGTGATCCGGCGGCTGCGCGCCGCGCTCGACCTGGACGCCGACCCCAAGGCCGTCAACGCAGTGCTGCACGCGAGCTTCCCGCAGGGCGACGGCCTGCGCGTGCCGGGCACGCTCAGCGGCTGGGAGCTGGCGGTGCGGGCGGTGTTGGGCCAGCAGATCACGGTGGCCGCCGCCCGCACGCTGGCGCAGCGCCTGGTGGACCGCTTCGGCGAGCCCGTGGAGACGCCGCTGGCGGGGCTGACGCGCCTGTTCCCCGCCCCGTCGGTGCTGGCGCAGGCCGGGGGCGACGCGCTGGGGCAGCTGGGCATCGTGCGCCAGCGCCAGGCCGCCATCGTGGCGCTGGCCCGCGCCGTGGCCGGTGGCGGCCTGCAGCTGCACGGCGGTGCCGACGTGCACGCCACCATCGCCGCGCTGCGCGAGCTGCCGGGCATAGGCGACTGGACGGCCCAGTACATCGCGATGCGCGCGCTGCGCTGGCCCGACGCCTTCCCGGCCGGCGACGTGGCGCTGCAAAAGGCGCTGGGCGTGCTCGGCGCGAAGAACCCGGCCCGCGAGGCCGAGGCCGCGTCCCAGGCCTGGAAACCCTGGCGCAGCTATGCCGTGGTGCGCGCCTGGGCGGCACCGTCGCCCGGCGCCGTGACGCTCCCTGAAACCAGAGCCGTGCGCCGGGAACCGGCGGCGGCTGGAGGCTGA
- a CDS encoding VanZ family protein — protein MQPSIARAGSALFCAAILLGTLMPGPWRDAAARPFELTLDLGLVAHVVLFAGLCLQLPFTRWWAMAWWHVPAIGLGLALLTEGLQSFVPGRHPNLAGVLQDLAGTLMGWVAARTWQARLAARTA, from the coding sequence ATGCAGCCTTCCATCGCCCGCGCGGGCTCCGCGCTTTTCTGCGCGGCCATCCTGCTCGGCACGCTGATGCCGGGCCCCTGGCGCGATGCCGCAGCACGGCCGTTCGAGCTGACCCTGGACCTGGGACTGGTGGCCCATGTGGTGCTGTTCGCCGGGCTGTGCCTGCAGCTGCCGTTCACGCGCTGGTGGGCCATGGCCTGGTGGCACGTGCCGGCGATCGGCCTGGGCCTGGCACTGCTGACGGAAGGGCTGCAGTCCTTCGTGCCGGGCCGCCATCCCAATCTGGCCGGCGTGCTGCAGGACCTGGCGGGCACGCTGATGGGCTGGGTTGCGGCGCGTACCTGGCAGGCGCGCCTGGCGGCCCGCACCGCCTGA
- a CDS encoding methylated-DNA--[protein]-cysteine S-methyltransferase, which translates to MRFHPSLATAGYASPLGPMLVAASPRGLAGLWFEGQRHWPAGSAGWAPDPAHAVLRETLAQLDAYFGGRLVRFDLPLDLQAGTPFQQAVWQALCGIPRGATLSYGAVGERIGQPAAVRAVGAAVGRNPVSIVVPCHRVLGKAGALTGYAGGLERKTALLRLEGVA; encoded by the coding sequence ATGAGATTCCATCCTTCCCTGGCGACCGCCGGCTATGCCAGCCCCCTGGGTCCCATGCTGGTCGCGGCCAGCCCGCGCGGCCTGGCCGGCCTGTGGTTCGAGGGCCAGCGCCACTGGCCGGCGGGCAGCGCCGGCTGGGCCCCGGATCCCGCCCATGCGGTGCTGCGCGAGACGCTGGCGCAGCTCGATGCCTACTTCGGCGGGCGACTGGTCCGCTTCGACCTGCCGCTGGACCTGCAGGCCGGCACGCCGTTCCAGCAGGCCGTGTGGCAGGCGCTGTGCGGCATCCCGCGCGGCGCCACCCTGAGCTATGGCGCCGTGGGCGAGCGCATCGGCCAGCCGGCCGCGGTGCGCGCCGTGGGCGCGGCCGTGGGCCGCAACCCGGTGAGCATCGTGGTGCCCTGCCACCGCGTGCTGGGCAAGGCCGGCGCCCTGACCGGCTATGCCGGCGGGCTGGAGCGCAAGACCGCCCTGCTGCGGCTCGAGGGCGTCGCATGA
- a CDS encoding DMT family transporter: protein MTPAAIVDFVLLAAIWGASFLFMQLAVVEFGALPTAAVRVAIAAAFLLPLVLVRGLGPQLRRHWKATFLIGVVNSGIPFALYAFALLSITTGLSAILNATAPMFGALVAWLWLQDRPAGSRILGLLVGFAGVALLAGQRASFTAGASGAAAGWAVLACLGACLCYGIAASATKRYLAGVPALVTATGSQLGATLGLALPALWLWPARMPGSRAWLAMLVVGVVCTGLAYVLFFRLIERAGPARALAVTFVLPVFAVVYGVLFLGEALTAWMLLCGAVIVTGTALSTGLLRLGTRVAQPAP from the coding sequence ATGACCCCCGCGGCCATCGTCGACTTCGTCCTGCTGGCCGCCATCTGGGGCGCCTCGTTCCTGTTCATGCAGCTGGCGGTGGTGGAGTTCGGCGCCCTGCCCACGGCGGCGGTGCGGGTGGCCATCGCCGCGGCCTTCCTGCTGCCTTTGGTGCTGGTGCGCGGCCTCGGACCCCAGCTGCGCCGGCACTGGAAGGCCACCTTCCTGATCGGCGTGGTGAACTCGGGCATCCCGTTCGCGCTGTACGCGTTCGCCCTGCTGTCCATCACCACCGGGCTGTCGGCCATCCTCAACGCCACCGCGCCGATGTTCGGCGCGCTGGTCGCCTGGCTGTGGCTGCAGGACCGGCCGGCCGGCTCGCGCATCCTGGGCCTGCTGGTGGGGTTCGCGGGGGTGGCCCTGCTGGCCGGCCAGCGGGCCAGCTTCACGGCAGGCGCCTCGGGCGCGGCCGCCGGCTGGGCCGTGCTGGCCTGCCTGGGCGCCTGCCTGTGCTATGGCATCGCCGCCAGCGCCACCAAGCGCTACCTGGCCGGCGTCCCGGCCCTGGTGACCGCCACCGGCAGCCAGCTCGGCGCGACCTTGGGCCTGGCCCTGCCGGCGCTGTGGCTGTGGCCGGCGCGGATGCCCGGCAGCCGCGCCTGGCTGGCGATGCTGGTCGTGGGCGTGGTGTGCACCGGCCTGGCCTATGTGCTGTTCTTCCGCCTGATCGAGCGGGCCGGCCCGGCCCGGGCGCTGGCCGTGACCTTCGTCCTGCCGGTGTTCGCCGTGGTCTACGGCGTGCTGTTCCTGGGGGAGGCGCTCACGGCCTGGATGCTGCTGTGCGGCGCCGTGATCGTCACCGGCACCGCCCTGTCCACCGGCCTGCTCAGGCTGGGCACGCGCGTCGCGCAGCCGGCGCCCTGA
- a CDS encoding glycosyltransferase family 2 protein, whose amino-acid sequence MKFSIVIPLYNKSRFVAGAVHSALTQSLAPHEVIVIDDGSTDGGADALAHVTDPRVRIVRQDNAGVSATRNRGIAMATGDWVAFLDADDAYHPEFLAALARAHAACPEADVLATRYRTVYEPTGLPLEPWPTPFCKVELVEDLRLRWMKNSPLCSSSVAVRKARLMQMTTWFVEGESYGEDLDMWFRLGDQAPVAVVNGPFATVRSAVPGSLSSIRPNTMPPFLVRMHQQALDGSIPARHRASALWFVAQHQVSLAREALSMGQRLRALHWLLMAAPRGLLNRRWQMTLAMALFMPVGVADRWQRWRLRSAEVFAQEPVQ is encoded by the coding sequence ATGAAATTCTCGATCGTCATCCCTCTGTACAACAAGTCGCGCTTCGTCGCCGGCGCCGTCCATTCCGCCCTGACCCAGAGCCTGGCGCCGCACGAGGTGATCGTGATCGACGACGGCTCCACCGACGGCGGCGCCGACGCGCTGGCCCACGTGACGGACCCGCGGGTGCGCATCGTGCGCCAGGACAATGCCGGTGTCTCGGCCACGCGCAACCGCGGCATCGCCATGGCCACCGGCGACTGGGTCGCCTTCCTGGATGCCGATGACGCCTACCACCCGGAGTTCCTGGCCGCGCTGGCGCGCGCCCATGCCGCTTGCCCGGAGGCCGACGTGCTGGCCACGCGCTACCGCACGGTGTACGAGCCCACCGGCCTGCCGCTGGAGCCCTGGCCGACCCCGTTTTGCAAGGTCGAGCTGGTCGAGGACCTGCGGCTGCGCTGGATGAAGAACTCGCCCCTGTGCAGCAGCAGCGTGGCGGTGCGCAAGGCCCGGCTGATGCAGATGACCACCTGGTTCGTCGAAGGCGAGTCCTACGGCGAGGACCTGGACATGTGGTTCCGCCTGGGCGACCAGGCGCCGGTGGCCGTGGTCAACGGCCCGTTCGCCACGGTGCGCAGCGCGGTGCCCGGCAGCCTCTCGTCCATCCGGCCCAACACCATGCCGCCCTTCCTGGTGCGCATGCACCAGCAGGCGCTGGACGGCAGCATCCCGGCGCGGCACCGCGCATCCGCGCTGTGGTTCGTGGCGCAGCATCAGGTCTCGCTGGCGCGCGAGGCGCTGTCCATGGGCCAGCGCCTGCGCGCCCTGCACTGGCTGCTCATGGCGGCGCCCCGTGGCCTGCTCAACCGCCGCTGGCAGATGACGCTGGCGATGGCGCTGTTCATGCCGGTGGGCGTGGCCGACCGGTGGCAGCGCTGGCGCCTGCGCAGCGCCGAGGTGTTCGCCCAGGAGCCGGTGCAATGA